One Oryza glaberrima chromosome 10, OglaRS2, whole genome shotgun sequence DNA segment encodes these proteins:
- the LOC127753234 gene encoding acetylserotonin O-methyltransferase 1-like, with amino-acid sequence MATLHELIAEVSPEELLGAIGELYHHVLGYVRSMALKCAVDLGIPDAVNRRGGAATLADIATDTGVHPSKLADLRRMMELLSTTGMIFDSSTAGDGGDVVYRLTTVGRFIAGPSNFSPVVQFAVSPLIVSSFFSLPGWFRSEPGASRSLFDMAHGCSMWEMASKNPAQNSVINNAMVVNCQTYLELVVAVQGHVFHGLSSLVDVGGGHGTSMEVISREFPHIKCSVLDLPHVISQAPAGNGKVQFIAGDMFKSIPPADAVVLKNILHDWSDDDCVKILQRCKEAIPARKDGGKVEAIQDMLLMFLNGKERDEQEWKMIFSAAGFSNDYKILPVLGPLSIIEIYPCNQCQRQLPGNSSGRPGSASATSTTDYRHRL; translated from the exons ATGGCGACGCTCCACGAGCTGATAGCTGAAGTGAGCCCCGAGGAATTGCTGGGCGCCATTGGTGAGCTCTACCACCATGTGCTGGGCTACGTCAGGTCGATGGCGCTCAAGTGCGCCGTCGATCTAGGCATCCCCGACGCTGTcaaccgccgcggcggcgccgctacCCTCGCCGACATCGCGACCGACACCGGCGTGCATCCATCCAAGCTCGCCGACCTCCGGCGCATGATGGAGCTGCTCAGCACGACGGGCATGATTTTCGACAGCTCCACGGCCGGTGACGGCGGTGACGTAGTGTACAGGCTCACCACGGTCGGCCGCTTCATCGCCGGCCCAAGCAACTTTTCCCCGGTGGTGCAGTTCGCGGTTAGCCCCCTCATCGTATCGTCCTTCTTCAGCTTGCCGGGCTGGTTCAGGAGCGAGCCAGGGGCGTCCAGGTCGCTGTTCGACATGGCGCATGGCTGCTCCATGTGGGAGATGGCGAGCAAGAACCCGGCACAGAACAGCGTCATCAACAACGCCATGGTTGTCAATTGCCAGACCTACCTTGAGCTCGTTGTGGCGGTCCAGGGCCATGTGTTCCACGGGCTGAGTTCGCTGGTCGATGTTGGTGGCGGCCATGGCACGAGCATGGAGGTCATCTCGCGGGAGTTCCCGCATATCAAGTGCAGCGTTCTTGACCTTCCTCATGTCATCAGCCAGGCACCAGCCGGCAACGGCAAGGTGCAGTTCATCGCCGGCGACATGTTTAAGTCCATTCCACCTGCAGATGCTGTCGTACTCAAG AACATTTTGCATGACTGGAGTGACGATGACTGCGTCAAGATACTTCAACGTTGCAAGGAAGCCATCCCTGCAAGAAAGGATGGAGGAAAAGTGGAAGCCATACAGGACATGTTGTTGATGTTTCTCAATGGGAAGGAACGAGATGAACAAGAGTGGAAAATGATCTTCTCGGCTGCTGGATTCAGTAACGACTACAAAATACTGCCGGTACTGGGTCCTCTCTCAATAATCGAAATATACCCATGTAATCAGTGCCAGAGGCAGCTTCCAGGCAATTCAAGCGGTCGCCCGGGCTCCGCCTCTGCCACCTCCACTACTGATTATCGCCATCGTTTATAA